A portion of the Manihot esculenta cultivar AM560-2 chromosome 2, M.esculenta_v8, whole genome shotgun sequence genome contains these proteins:
- the LOC110610079 gene encoding protein FLX-like 1, translating to MAGRNRLPPNAFKQRQPPIDDSRFLGNRLPFSVVGNPTTVRAHHPSTILEDRIAIQHREIQSLLLDNQQLAVTHVALKQELALAQDELRRLSAAAADVKAERDDQVRKVYGRSLQMDSEVRSIDALRVELAQVRMDVEKLAVHRQELTAELRAINSDLLKARTEAQQVSVIKAEIETMQQEIQRGRAAIEYEKKTYASNLEHGKTMEQNMLAVAREIEKLQAELSSMEKRARAAAAVNPTPGYAGTYSNSEAAYGGNPCPDPYVMHQVQGGNDGGPPFVSG from the exons ATGGCCGGACGCAATCGTCTCCCTCCCAATGCCTTCAAACAACGCCAACCTCCAATTGACGATTCTCGCTTCCTCGGTAACCGCCTGCCTTTCTCCGTCGTTGGAAATCCCACCACCGTCCGGGCCCATCATCCATCAACCATCCTCGAAGACCGCATTGCTATTCAACACCGGGAGATCCAATCCCTCCTCCTTGACAACCAACAACTTGCAGTCACTCATGTCGCTTTGAAACAAGAGCTTGCTCTCGCTCAAGATGAGCTTCGACGCTTATCAGCTGCCGCGGCTGATGTAAAGGCCGAGAGAGATGATCAGGTGCGGAAGGTTTATGGGAGATCGTTGCAAATGGACTCGGAGGTGCGCTCAATTGATGCATTGAGAGTGGAGCTTGCTCAGGTAAGGATGGATGTAGAGAAGCTTGCGGTGCACCGTCAGGAGCTTACTGCGGAGTTGCGGGCGATTAATAGTGATCTTCTTAAGGCAAGAACGGAGGCGCAACAGGTTTCTGTGATTAAGGCAGAGATTGAGACCATGCAACAAGAGATTCAAAGAGGAAG GGCTGCAATTGAATATGAGAAGAAGACATATGCTAGTAATCTTGAGCATGGAAAGACAATGGAGCAAAATATGCTTGCAGTAGCTCGTGAAATTGAAAAACTTCAGGCTGAACTGTCTAGTATGGAGAAAAGAGCAAGAGCAGCTGCGGCAGTAAATCCAA CTCCAGGATATGCTGGAACCTATAGCAATTCTGAAGCTGCTTATGGAGGAAATCCATGTCCTGATCCTTATGTTATGCATCAG gttCAAGGTGGTAATGATGGAGGGCCCCCATTTGTGTCTGGATGA